Proteins from a single region of Bdellovibrio bacteriovorus HD100:
- a CDS encoding phosphoglycerate kinase, protein MANGLKGIKTVRDFELAGKVVFLRLDLNVPMENGKITDENRITASLPTIKYCMEQGAKLVMASHLGRPKTKDDTEFSLEPVAKRLQDLLNAEVILVEEPDSDAPKHLLPSLKPHQLILLENVRFEEGETKDSVEFAQKIANYSDIYINDAFGASHRAHATIHALPSVMKDKGIGFLIEKEITMLDSLLQNPKRPYIAVMGGAKVSDKIAVIERLMDVVDGFIVGGAMAYTFLKAQGLPVGKSLVENDKLKYAKEMIERIEARNKTILLPVDHVATKGITDTAHAHVTNDVAIAEDELGVDIGPKSIKNFSAALREAGTIFWNGPMGIFENPAFAKGTFGVAQAIADSEAIKIVGGGDSAAAAEASGFAGKMTHISTGGGASLEYLQGDKLPGLEILRTRIR, encoded by the coding sequence ATGGCTAACGGTCTTAAAGGCATCAAGACAGTTCGTGATTTCGAGTTGGCGGGAAAAGTTGTTTTCCTGCGCTTGGATTTGAACGTTCCAATGGAGAACGGCAAGATCACGGATGAAAATCGCATCACGGCATCTTTGCCGACAATCAAGTATTGCATGGAGCAGGGAGCGAAGCTGGTAATGGCTTCTCACCTGGGCCGTCCAAAAACCAAAGACGACACAGAGTTTTCTTTGGAGCCAGTGGCAAAACGCCTGCAGGACCTTTTGAATGCCGAAGTGATTCTGGTGGAAGAACCGGACTCTGACGCTCCAAAACACCTGCTTCCATCTTTGAAGCCTCATCAGCTGATCCTTCTTGAAAACGTGCGTTTTGAAGAAGGGGAGACGAAGGACTCTGTTGAGTTCGCGCAAAAGATCGCCAACTACAGCGACATTTACATCAATGACGCTTTCGGCGCTTCTCACCGCGCTCACGCGACCATTCACGCTTTGCCTTCAGTGATGAAGGACAAAGGTATCGGCTTCCTGATTGAAAAGGAAATCACGATGCTGGATTCCCTTCTGCAAAACCCAAAACGCCCGTACATCGCGGTGATGGGTGGCGCGAAGGTTTCTGACAAGATCGCGGTTATTGAACGCCTTATGGACGTTGTTGACGGTTTCATCGTGGGTGGCGCGATGGCGTACACTTTCCTGAAAGCTCAAGGCCTGCCAGTTGGTAAGTCTTTGGTTGAAAATGACAAATTGAAATACGCCAAAGAAATGATCGAGCGTATCGAAGCCCGCAACAAAACCATTTTGTTGCCGGTGGATCACGTGGCGACCAAAGGCATCACAGACACAGCGCACGCGCATGTGACCAATGATGTGGCGATTGCGGAAGACGAATTGGGTGTGGACATCGGTCCTAAATCCATCAAGAACTTCTCTGCGGCTTTGCGTGAAGCAGGCACTATTTTCTGGAACGGTCCTATGGGCATCTTTGAAAATCCGGCTTTTGCAAAAGGCACCTTCGGCGTGGCTCAGGCCATTGCTGACAGCGAAGCGATCAAAATCGTGGGTGGTGGTGATTCTGCAGCGGCAGCGGAAGCTTCCGGCTTTGCAGGTAAAATGACCCACATCTCCACTGGTGGTGGCGCATCCTTGGAATACTTGCAGGGCGATAAATTGCCAGGACTTGAAATTTTAAGAACTCGCATCCGCTAA
- the cmk gene encoding (d)CMP kinase, translating to MGMVITIDGPAASGKSSVSRELARRLGWQWVSTGAFYRGLAFAALQLQIDLDDVSTLASLTHDPVWSVKMDDERTRVFFKDQDVTDQIAHEDVGNFASKVSHYPEVRKALLDAQRNCSAGPQGLVAEGRDCGTVVFPTAEAKVYLTANSEHRAARRAAELGLDHEDMVKAQQQRDLQDSTRKVAPMAVPEDALVVDTTALNLNQVVDAVVEYVKNKI from the coding sequence ATGGGAATGGTAATTACGATTGATGGCCCTGCGGCCTCCGGAAAATCTTCAGTAAGTCGTGAGCTGGCTCGTCGTTTGGGCTGGCAGTGGGTTTCTACGGGCGCCTTCTATCGTGGTTTGGCATTTGCTGCTCTTCAACTGCAAATTGATCTGGATGACGTTTCCACTTTGGCTAGTCTGACCCACGATCCGGTATGGAGCGTGAAAATGGATGATGAGCGTACCCGTGTGTTCTTCAAAGACCAGGATGTGACTGATCAGATCGCTCACGAAGACGTGGGTAATTTCGCCAGCAAAGTCAGTCACTATCCAGAAGTGCGTAAAGCTCTTTTGGATGCGCAACGCAACTGTTCTGCCGGTCCTCAAGGTCTGGTGGCTGAAGGCCGCGATTGTGGAACCGTGGTGTTCCCAACTGCGGAAGCCAAGGTTTATTTGACAGCTAACAGTGAACACCGCGCGGCCCGCCGTGCGGCAGAGTTGGGTTTGGACCATGAAGACATGGTGAAAGCCCAGCAACAACGTGACCTTCAAGACTCCACCCGCAAAGTCGCTCCGATGGCCGTGCCAGAAGACGCTTTGGTTGTGGACACAACTGCGCTCAACCTGAATCAAGTGGTTGATGCCGTCGTAGAATACGTAAAAAACAAAATCTAA
- a CDS encoding substrate-binding periplasmic protein, with protein sequence MHLRVQQALAALILSATVFVSEHVRADVISFRSDFWCPYVCNPDSETPGYMVEITRAVFEKQGHKVQVKLSNWVRAIKDTRSNRVQGLMGCSVVDAPDFIYPKKSLGLMKNAYFVPKNSTWTYKGRPSLQGMKIGVINGYTYGDSVDNLIRSRHRSFIPFSGDRPLEQVIRMMQAGRLDGFIENPVVLQYTSVSAKITMENMKIGGWVENHDPALFISFSPNNPKSQEYAEILSRGVEELRRSGELQRILMKYNLKDWEQPSGISLGALDNLGSSFLKSPLNPFNMFNARSL encoded by the coding sequence ATGCACCTGAGAGTTCAACAAGCACTTGCCGCATTGATTCTGTCAGCAACTGTCTTCGTGTCCGAACACGTCCGTGCCGACGTGATTTCCTTCCGTTCCGACTTCTGGTGTCCTTACGTTTGCAATCCCGATTCTGAAACTCCTGGTTATATGGTGGAAATCACCCGCGCGGTCTTTGAAAAACAGGGCCACAAAGTGCAGGTGAAACTTTCCAACTGGGTGCGAGCCATCAAAGACACCCGCAGCAACCGCGTGCAGGGCCTGATGGGCTGCAGTGTGGTGGATGCTCCGGACTTTATCTATCCCAAGAAATCTTTGGGCCTCATGAAAAACGCCTACTTTGTTCCCAAGAACTCCACATGGACCTACAAGGGCCGCCCGTCTTTGCAGGGCATGAAAATCGGCGTGATCAACGGCTACACTTACGGCGACAGCGTCGACAATCTGATCCGTTCCCGCCATCGTTCGTTCATTCCGTTTTCAGGGGACCGCCCGCTGGAACAGGTCATTCGCATGATGCAGGCCGGACGACTGGACGGTTTTATCGAAAATCCGGTGGTGCTGCAGTACACGTCTGTGTCAGCAAAGATCACCATGGAAAATATGAAAATTGGCGGCTGGGTTGAAAATCATGATCCGGCGCTGTTTATTTCATTTTCCCCGAACAATCCAAAGTCGCAGGAATATGCCGAGATTCTCAGTCGCGGGGTCGAGGAGCTTCGCCGCAGCGGAGAGCTGCAGCGGATTCTTATGAAGTACAATCTAAAGGACTGGGAGCAGCCTTCAGGGATTTCTTTAGGTGCTTTGGATAACCTTGGCTCCAGTTTCCTCAAGAGCCCGCTTAATCCGTTCAACATGTTCAATGCTCGTAGTCTCTAG
- a CDS encoding hydantoinase B/oxoprolinase family protein yields MNYQIELLHSLLNQFLVGESALMTLDGDVLGVRGQQPVTYGTLTTAASTAAKYLKLQEGDIALLNDPYSGGSLLSEMTFVMAVSEDLLWVSRRPMDTQVKIVKSIEEEGLRIPPTPLRQKNQLNEMILAAMQAHPACPPEFVPWLKTQVADLTAGAKKLVDAIELTGFTVTGELIEDYLRISKKAATKKISESASGEARVDVVLDSGELLRLNMEIQDGKISLDFSGTTAAKTVSLTESATYGACFHALSRHYGFTDLANSGSFSVLQITKPSGCWLVGKYPAPTFKGMTCGVAALQSAIELALAQIHHKQESSLGSHCALQFDLQSGGKHALLTLPGGEGAKASRDGVSAHLDAISLEQLERDFPIKVLRVDQRHSNGGKGKFSGGRGVVMKIEVCGELSATWMTDLTLHRPRLLKTCSHGDPAEVTLEQGDVAKTLPVLGQQKFAAKDILTLCSGSGGGYGRAE; encoded by the coding sequence ATGAACTATCAAATCGAACTTCTGCATTCTTTGCTGAATCAATTCCTGGTGGGTGAATCCGCACTGATGACCTTGGACGGAGATGTGCTGGGCGTGCGCGGCCAGCAGCCGGTGACCTATGGCACGCTGACAACGGCGGCCAGCACCGCTGCAAAATATCTGAAACTGCAAGAAGGCGACATCGCGCTTTTGAATGACCCTTACAGTGGCGGAAGCCTGCTTTCAGAAATGACCTTTGTGATGGCGGTTTCAGAAGACCTTCTGTGGGTTTCACGCCGTCCAATGGACACGCAGGTGAAAATCGTCAAATCCATCGAAGAAGAAGGCCTGCGCATTCCGCCGACACCGCTTCGTCAGAAAAACCAGCTGAATGAAATGATTCTGGCAGCCATGCAGGCGCATCCCGCCTGCCCGCCTGAATTTGTGCCTTGGCTGAAAACCCAAGTGGCAGATCTGACGGCCGGAGCAAAAAAACTGGTGGATGCCATCGAGCTGACTGGTTTCACCGTGACGGGTGAACTGATCGAAGACTATCTGCGCATCTCGAAAAAAGCGGCGACGAAAAAGATTTCTGAAAGCGCTTCGGGTGAAGCCCGTGTGGATGTGGTTCTGGACAGCGGTGAACTGCTGCGCCTGAACATGGAAATCCAGGATGGAAAAATCTCTTTGGATTTCAGCGGCACCACGGCGGCAAAAACAGTTTCCCTGACCGAGTCTGCCACTTACGGCGCCTGCTTCCATGCTTTGAGTCGTCATTATGGCTTCACGGATCTGGCGAATTCTGGTTCATTCTCTGTTTTGCAAATCACCAAACCTTCCGGCTGCTGGCTGGTGGGTAAATATCCGGCTCCAACCTTCAAAGGCATGACCTGCGGGGTCGCGGCCCTGCAATCAGCTATTGAACTGGCGCTGGCACAAATTCACCACAAACAGGAATCCTCTTTGGGCAGCCACTGTGCTTTGCAGTTTGATCTTCAGTCTGGCGGCAAGCATGCACTTTTGACTTTGCCAGGCGGCGAAGGTGCAAAGGCCTCCCGCGACGGCGTCAGCGCGCACCTGGATGCGATTTCTTTGGAACAACTGGAGCGTGACTTCCCTATCAAGGTTCTGCGTGTGGATCAGCGTCACTCCAATGGTGGCAAAGGCAAATTCAGCGGTGGCCGTGGCGTGGTTATGAAAATCGAGGTGTGCGGGGAACTTTCCGCCACCTGGATGACCGACCTGACTTTGCACCGTCCCCGCCTGCTGAAAACCTGCAGTCACGGCGATCCGGCGGAAGTCACCCTGGAACAAGGGGACGTCGCAAAGACTCTTCCCGTTCTGGGACAGCAAAAATTTGCGGCTAAAGACATCCTGACCCTTTGTTCTGGTTCAGGTGGCGGCTACGGTCGTGCTGAATAA
- the ilvA gene encoding threonine ammonia-lyase, protein MKVSFADIQKARELLKDIICPTEMSHSISASNLLKSEVYLKFENTQRTGSFKFRGAYNKISNLTADEKARGVVASSAGNHAQGVALSAKLAGVKSTIVMPETASISKASATRDYGANVVLKGEIYDEAFEHAQKLEKEHGYTFVHPYQDPYVIAGQGTIGIEILEKVPDLDTVIVPIGGGGLISGVALAVKAINPKIRVIGVQSDRSPGMAHLYNKQPLSQIKRAATIADGIAIKNPSQVMLDSFISKYVDQVVTVSDDEIAEAIVFLMERAKTVAEGSGAAAMAAAMSRGLDLGKKTCVIISGGNIDLNIVSKIIDRGQILRGRLCELSVIVDDLPGNLSRLTQAIASQKANILEVRHDRVSKGLSLRETRIDFVLETTSIEHVERIKRALEETGAKVIQST, encoded by the coding sequence ATGAAAGTCAGCTTTGCAGACATCCAAAAAGCCCGTGAACTTCTGAAAGACATCATCTGTCCAACCGAGATGAGTCATTCCATCAGCGCCAGCAACCTGCTTAAAAGCGAAGTGTACCTGAAGTTTGAAAACACTCAGCGCACGGGAAGTTTTAAATTCCGCGGGGCCTATAACAAAATCTCCAATCTGACAGCCGACGAAAAAGCCCGCGGTGTGGTCGCCAGCTCTGCCGGAAATCACGCGCAAGGTGTCGCCCTGTCAGCGAAACTGGCCGGAGTCAAATCCACCATCGTGATGCCGGAGACAGCCTCGATCAGCAAAGCTTCCGCGACCCGTGATTACGGCGCCAACGTCGTGCTTAAAGGCGAGATCTACGACGAGGCTTTCGAACATGCCCAGAAACTGGAAAAAGAACACGGCTACACCTTCGTGCACCCTTATCAGGACCCTTATGTGATCGCTGGCCAGGGAACCATCGGGATCGAGATCCTGGAAAAGGTTCCAGACCTGGATACGGTGATTGTGCCCATCGGGGGTGGCGGTCTGATCAGTGGTGTGGCGTTGGCGGTGAAGGCCATCAATCCAAAGATCCGCGTGATCGGTGTGCAAAGCGACCGCTCTCCGGGAATGGCGCATCTTTATAACAAACAGCCTTTGTCCCAGATCAAACGTGCCGCCACGATTGCTGACGGCATTGCGATCAAAAACCCTTCCCAGGTGATGCTGGACAGTTTCATTTCCAAGTATGTCGATCAGGTGGTGACAGTCAGTGATGACGAGATCGCTGAAGCGATTGTGTTCCTGATGGAAAGAGCCAAAACCGTAGCTGAAGGCTCTGGCGCAGCGGCGATGGCAGCTGCGATGTCCCGCGGACTGGATCTGGGTAAAAAGACCTGTGTGATTATCAGCGGTGGAAATATCGATCTGAACATCGTTTCAAAGATCATCGACCGTGGTCAGATTCTGCGCGGACGCCTGTGTGAGTTGTCCGTGATTGTGGATGACCTTCCGGGGAATTTGAGCCGTTTGACTCAGGCAATTGCCTCTCAAAAAGCCAACATCCTGGAAGTGCGTCACGACCGTGTGTCGAAGGGGCTTTCACTGCGTGAAACCCGCATCGACTTCGTTCTAGAGACTACGAGCATTGAACATGTTGAACGGATTAAGCGGGCTCTTGAGGAAACTGGAGCCAAGGTTATCCAAAGCACCTAA
- the msrA gene encoding peptide-methionine (S)-S-oxide reductase MsrA, translating to MKHLFMFFAVLGMFVGLNSEAKTTKAAKKGNTVSTSEVAYLAGGCFWGMEDLLRKLPGVTQTEVGYMGGDTKNANYNIVKTGTTNHAETVKITFNPEKITYQDLLLYFYKIHDPTTTNRQGNDIGTQYRSAIFYTSDKQRDEAEIVRARVDKSGAWKSPVVTQIVKAADFWSAEEYHQDYLQKNPGGYTCHFERKIEFKD from the coding sequence ATGAAACACCTTTTTATGTTTTTCGCAGTACTGGGAATGTTCGTAGGCCTCAACTCGGAGGCCAAAACGACCAAAGCTGCCAAGAAAGGAAACACCGTGAGCACGTCTGAAGTGGCTTATCTGGCCGGCGGCTGTTTTTGGGGCATGGAAGATTTGCTGCGCAAACTTCCGGGCGTCACCCAAACCGAAGTCGGTTACATGGGCGGCGACACCAAAAACGCCAACTACAATATCGTAAAAACCGGCACCACCAATCATGCCGAAACCGTGAAGATCACTTTCAATCCTGAAAAAATCACGTATCAGGATCTTCTGCTTTATTTCTATAAGATTCACGATCCGACGACGACCAACCGTCAAGGCAATGATATCGGGACCCAGTATCGCAGTGCCATTTTCTACACCTCCGACAAACAAAGAGATGAAGCAGAAATTGTAAGAGCTCGCGTGGACAAATCAGGAGCTTGGAAAAGCCCCGTGGTCACGCAAATCGTGAAAGCTGCCGATTTTTGGTCCGCGGAAGAGTATCATCAGGATTATTTACAAAAGAATCCAGGTGGATACACCTGCCATTTTGAACGTAAAATCGAATTCAAAGATTAA
- the asnS gene encoding asparagine--tRNA ligase, which yields MKTTLVKSLFRETEKHLDKEVYLSGWVRKIRDQKNFGFIELNDGTFFKGVQVVFDNNLANFADVAALSISSSVLVTGKVVKSQGAGQSFEVMASKIEIVQKADLEYPLQNKRHSMEFLREIAHLRPRTNTFSAVFRVRSVLAYAIHKFFNEQNFVYVNTPIITGSDAEGAGEMFRVTTLKLDKPPRKEDGSIDASQDFFGKETNLTVSGQLNGETFCAAFRNIYTFGPTFRAENSNTSRHAAEFWMIEPEIAFADLTANMELAEDMIKYIIRYVMEQCPEEMEFFNQFVEKGLFDKLNNVLNNNFGRVTYTEAIDILLKCGKKFEYPVQWGIDMQSEHERYLAEEHFKKPVFVTDYPKDIKAFYMKLNEDGKTVRAMDLLAPGIGEIIGGSQREDNLEKLESRMKQVGLHPEEYSFYTDLRRYGTFPHAGYGLGFERMLMYVTGMGNIRDVIPFPRTPKNALF from the coding sequence ATGAAAACCACACTCGTAAAATCGCTATTCAGAGAAACAGAAAAGCATCTGGACAAAGAAGTCTATCTTTCCGGATGGGTTCGCAAAATCCGCGACCAAAAGAATTTCGGCTTCATCGAACTGAATGACGGCACCTTCTTTAAAGGTGTGCAGGTGGTGTTTGATAATAATCTGGCAAACTTTGCTGACGTTGCCGCTCTTTCCATCTCCAGCTCCGTACTGGTCACGGGCAAAGTTGTGAAATCCCAGGGTGCCGGTCAAAGTTTTGAAGTGATGGCTTCGAAAATCGAGATCGTGCAAAAAGCCGATTTGGAATACCCGCTGCAAAACAAACGTCACAGCATGGAATTCCTGCGCGAGATCGCGCATCTTCGCCCGCGCACCAACACGTTCAGCGCGGTCTTCCGCGTGCGCTCTGTTTTGGCTTATGCGATTCACAAGTTCTTCAACGAACAGAACTTTGTCTATGTGAACACTCCGATCATCACCGGCTCTGACGCCGAGGGTGCGGGCGAGATGTTCCGTGTGACAACTCTGAAACTGGACAAACCTCCGCGCAAAGAAGACGGCAGCATTGATGCCAGCCAGGATTTCTTCGGCAAAGAGACCAACCTGACTGTATCGGGTCAGTTGAACGGTGAAACTTTCTGTGCGGCTTTCCGTAACATTTATACGTTCGGTCCGACTTTCCGTGCGGAAAACTCCAACACCTCCCGCCATGCGGCGGAGTTCTGGATGATCGAACCCGAGATCGCTTTTGCTGATCTGACGGCGAACATGGAACTGGCTGAAGACATGATCAAATACATCATCCGCTACGTGATGGAGCAATGTCCGGAAGAAATGGAGTTCTTCAACCAGTTTGTCGAAAAAGGCCTGTTCGATAAACTGAACAACGTTCTGAACAACAATTTCGGACGTGTGACCTACACTGAAGCCATCGACATTCTGCTAAAATGCGGCAAAAAATTCGAGTACCCGGTTCAGTGGGGCATCGACATGCAGTCTGAGCACGAACGTTATCTGGCGGAAGAGCATTTCAAAAAGCCGGTGTTTGTGACCGACTATCCGAAAGACATCAAGGCTTTCTATATGAAGCTGAACGAAGACGGCAAAACCGTTCGTGCGATGGATTTGCTGGCTCCGGGCATTGGCGAAATCATCGGCGGATCGCAGCGTGAAGACAATCTGGAGAAACTGGAGTCCCGCATGAAGCAAGTGGGTCTGCATCCGGAAGAGTATTCCTTCTATACGGATCTGCGCCGCTATGGCACCTTCCCGCACGCGGGATACGGCCTGGGCTTTGAACGCATGTTGATGTATGTGACCGGCATGGGTAATATCCGCGATGTGATCCCGTTCCCGCGCACACCGAAGAACGCTTTGTTCTAG
- a CDS encoding hydantoin utilization protein has translation MFHSRESLKSSLNQFVAPHGKIHKAFISLRVPKKLLDYKLSGAVAHVSTEGLEHWLDLCGTPAALTSRDLQFALRERVRADGSVEAALQTEELEAIAAKLELMSCKKVCLNLLHSATNPVHLNAATKFFTEKGIEVFAPASTDNPHEVTRWTQNALNATLSGVFADLKKDIYAGLEAALDKNDIHFLDASGELFQDETGKEISSQFAASTALGLWNKSLGKDVLYLGLEYFTLISPTRWAAQWNSCWGPVEVRHLKVKNLGVQPTLGIGLNSFDRFDFLTQEEGWEPGPMFLGRGQKMSLLDLWSENPKLSKLEGLEDRVSAQGIQRFKTALLTLSKISTFKDNDFNHLTKELQSLSVQRLAVESFLQRDQQKLLVTGPLAALFANIFKKDPHTTVAADEFCESAATALWGMQALKESK, from the coding sequence GTGTTTCACTCTCGTGAAAGCCTTAAATCCTCACTGAACCAGTTCGTCGCGCCCCATGGAAAAATCCACAAGGCCTTTATCAGCCTGCGCGTTCCCAAAAAACTTTTGGACTACAAACTGAGTGGCGCTGTGGCCCATGTCAGCACCGAGGGTCTGGAACACTGGCTGGATCTTTGCGGAACTCCTGCAGCGCTGACCAGCAGGGATCTGCAGTTTGCCCTGCGTGAACGCGTGCGTGCCGACGGCAGCGTCGAGGCCGCACTGCAAACTGAAGAACTGGAAGCAATTGCCGCGAAACTTGAGCTGATGAGCTGCAAGAAAGTCTGTTTGAATCTGCTGCACTCTGCGACCAACCCTGTGCACCTGAATGCGGCGACAAAATTCTTCACCGAAAAGGGCATTGAAGTGTTTGCTCCGGCCAGCACTGACAATCCTCACGAAGTCACGCGCTGGACTCAGAACGCTCTGAACGCCACCCTTTCCGGTGTTTTTGCCGACCTGAAAAAAGACATTTACGCGGGCCTTGAGGCCGCACTTGATAAAAACGACATTCACTTCCTGGATGCCAGCGGTGAACTTTTCCAGGATGAAACCGGAAAAGAAATCAGCAGCCAGTTTGCCGCCTCCACAGCTCTGGGTCTTTGGAACAAGTCCTTGGGTAAGGATGTATTGTATCTGGGTCTTGAGTATTTCACACTGATTTCTCCGACCCGCTGGGCCGCCCAATGGAACAGCTGCTGGGGTCCGGTGGAAGTGCGCCATTTGAAAGTAAAAAATCTGGGCGTCCAACCCACACTGGGTATTGGCCTGAACAGCTTTGATCGTTTTGACTTCCTGACTCAGGAAGAGGGCTGGGAACCGGGACCGATGTTCCTGGGGCGCGGGCAAAAAATGAGCCTTTTGGATCTGTGGTCTGAAAATCCCAAGCTTTCCAAACTGGAAGGCCTGGAGGACCGCGTTTCTGCCCAGGGAATTCAGCGCTTTAAAACAGCCCTGCTGACCCTTTCCAAAATCAGCACCTTCAAAGACAATGACTTCAATCATCTGACCAAAGAGCTGCAAAGCCTGTCCGTGCAAAGACTGGCTGTGGAGTCTTTCCTGCAACGTGATCAGCAAAAGTTATTGGTGACGGGTCCTTTGGCAGCACTGTTTGCCAATATCTTCAAGAAAGACCCGCACACCACGGTGGCCGCTGATGAATTCTGCGAATCCGCAGCCACGGCCCTGTGGGGCATGCAAGCCCTGAAGGAGTCCAAATGA
- the tpiA gene encoding triose-phosphate isomerase, translated as MKKIFAANWKLFKSPKETREFFGQFKELAGKATGEVVFFPSAISLEAASESLKGTSIKFGAQNCYFQAQGAFTGENSAQVVKDLGGSYVLIGHSERRAIFGEGDALVADKVAFVQGLGLTPMLCIGETLQERESAKTFRVLETQLNLGLAKADKTKPVVVAYEPVWAIGTGKVATPEQVAETHTDVFNILKALGFETAPILYGGSVKPDNAAGLIKQPHVNGFLVGGASLEAKSFSEIASV; from the coding sequence ATGAAAAAGATTTTTGCTGCTAACTGGAAGCTTTTTAAATCTCCAAAAGAAACGCGTGAGTTTTTTGGTCAGTTCAAAGAACTGGCGGGGAAAGCAACGGGGGAAGTGGTCTTTTTCCCTTCAGCGATTTCTTTGGAAGCAGCCAGTGAATCTTTGAAAGGTACAAGCATCAAGTTTGGCGCTCAGAACTGTTACTTCCAGGCACAAGGGGCTTTCACGGGTGAAAACTCGGCTCAGGTGGTTAAAGATCTGGGGGGCAGCTATGTATTGATCGGTCACAGCGAACGCCGTGCGATCTTTGGTGAAGGTGATGCGCTTGTGGCAGACAAAGTGGCTTTCGTTCAAGGTCTGGGCCTGACGCCGATGTTGTGCATCGGTGAAACCCTGCAAGAACGCGAATCCGCGAAGACCTTCCGTGTTCTGGAAACTCAGCTAAATCTGGGTTTGGCGAAGGCCGACAAAACCAAGCCAGTGGTTGTTGCCTATGAGCCGGTTTGGGCGATCGGGACGGGGAAAGTGGCGACACCAGAGCAGGTGGCAGAAACTCACACAGACGTTTTCAATATTCTAAAAGCACTGGGTTTTGAAACGGCACCGATTCTTTATGGTGGCAGCGTAAAACCGGACAATGCCGCTGGTTTGATCAAACAACCGCATGTGAATGGTTTCCTGGTTGGGGGAGCTTCTTTGGAAGCAAAGTCCTTCAGCGAGATTGCTTCCGTTTAG
- the hisC gene encoding histidinol-phosphate transaminase, which yields MKISPEILNLVPYKPGKPISETQREYGLTTVYKLASNENPLGPSPKAMAAVKQALDHQHLYPDPSHYELLQTLSKEWGFPTKQLAIGNGSDELIDLLCRIYCEHHDGVLTSAAAFNAYEVSAPANRAVIHKVPMAEGYRFDLPAIADYFLKHPEKNIRLIFVSNPNNPTGTYATKAEVEAFLQKVGNRDDVMIIFDEAYNEFVRAKDYASAQGYMGQYKNLIVLRTFSKIYGLAGFRLGAMIAPPEVVEVFNRVRKPFNVNDLAQVAANAALQDKEFIERSQQICWKGLDYFYKKLEELGLPYIPSQGNFVMFDTLRDAAKVNEALLRRGIIMRPLLNYGFKTHLRLSVGRDHENEAAMVALAEVLKEITPL from the coding sequence GTGAAGATTTCTCCCGAAATTTTGAATCTGGTGCCCTACAAACCTGGAAAGCCGATTTCCGAGACCCAACGTGAGTACGGGCTCACAACGGTCTACAAACTCGCAAGTAACGAGAATCCTTTGGGTCCCAGCCCGAAAGCCATGGCGGCAGTGAAGCAGGCTTTGGATCATCAGCACCTGTATCCGGATCCATCCCACTATGAGCTTTTGCAGACTTTGTCGAAAGAATGGGGCTTCCCGACAAAACAACTTGCTATTGGTAACGGCAGCGACGAGCTGATTGATCTGTTGTGCCGTATCTACTGTGAGCACCATGACGGCGTTTTGACATCTGCGGCAGCGTTTAATGCTTATGAAGTCAGCGCTCCGGCCAACCGTGCGGTGATCCACAAAGTTCCCATGGCTGAAGGCTATCGTTTCGATCTGCCAGCCATTGCGGATTATTTCCTGAAACACCCGGAAAAAAACATCCGTTTGATTTTTGTCTCTAATCCCAACAATCCTACCGGTACTTACGCGACCAAAGCGGAAGTGGAGGCTTTCCTTCAGAAAGTCGGTAACCGCGACGATGTGATGATTATTTTTGATGAAGCCTATAACGAATTTGTGCGTGCCAAAGACTATGCTTCCGCACAAGGGTACATGGGGCAGTATAAGAACCTGATTGTTCTTCGCACTTTCTCCAAAATCTATGGCCTGGCGGGTTTCCGCCTGGGTGCGATGATCGCGCCGCCCGAGGTTGTGGAAGTCTTTAACCGTGTGCGCAAACCATTTAATGTCAACGATTTAGCGCAAGTGGCTGCAAATGCGGCTCTGCAAGATAAAGAATTTATTGAGCGATCGCAGCAGATTTGCTGGAAAGGGCTTGATTACTTCTACAAGAAGTTAGAAGAATTAGGCCTGCCTTACATTCCATCTCAGGGAAATTTTGTCATGTTTGACACCCTCCGTGACGCCGCCAAGGTGAACGAAGCGTTGTTACGTCGCGGAATTATTATGAGACCTCTATTGAACTATGGGTTCAAGACGCATCTGCGTTTGAGTGTAGGGCGCGATCATGAAAATGAGGCAGCAATGGTTGCCTTGGCGGAAGTTCTAAAAGAAATCACTCCGCTGTAG